The following are from one region of the Haloactinomyces albus genome:
- a CDS encoding MFS transporter: MTVTDVAAAMPAAQRRKEIRRVVLSSYLGSTIEFYDFLLYSTAASLVFGPVFFANLAPLAATVASYGTFAAGYLARPLGGAVLGHFGDRLGRKRILVLAMTIMGMASFFIGLIPPSSVIGSWGAIILVLLRICQGIAVGGEWGGAALMALEHSEKKRRGFAASFTNAGAPTGAVLGTLMMGIFSSLPEEQFMSWGWRVPFLLSALLLTVGLFVRSRVSESPIFQAAMEQPTEKKPSVPILQVLRRPKNLLLTAFGSSAMFALQVMLATFAITYAVDQGSNQQMVLFCFALTSFTQIFTVVACGRLSDSVGRRPVMIGGIVLFVALLYPMLQWWASGDVLLVLLAFFLGKTCLGLTYGPMAAFISEQFGTTARYTGASLGYQLATLLGAGLTPMILTSLYASSGRNVMSVVGFLAAVGLVSAVAILITRESKDNELTNENL; this comes from the coding sequence ATGACGGTCACCGATGTCGCCGCCGCCATGCCGGCCGCGCAACGCAGAAAAGAAATCCGAAGAGTCGTGCTGTCGAGCTACCTCGGAAGCACGATCGAGTTCTACGATTTCCTGCTTTACTCCACCGCCGCCTCACTCGTCTTCGGCCCGGTTTTCTTCGCCAATCTCGCCCCACTGGCAGCCACAGTGGCCTCCTACGGAACTTTCGCCGCCGGGTATCTCGCGCGTCCACTCGGCGGCGCGGTGCTCGGCCACTTCGGGGATCGCCTCGGACGCAAGAGGATACTGGTCCTCGCGATGACCATCATGGGCATGGCCTCCTTTTTCATCGGCCTCATCCCACCGTCCTCGGTCATCGGCTCCTGGGGAGCGATCATTCTGGTGCTGCTCCGGATCTGCCAGGGTATCGCCGTCGGAGGCGAATGGGGTGGCGCCGCGCTGATGGCCCTGGAACATTCGGAGAAAAAGCGGCGCGGGTTCGCCGCGTCATTCACCAACGCAGGCGCCCCCACCGGTGCGGTGCTGGGCACGCTGATGATGGGCATCTTCTCCTCGTTGCCCGAGGAACAGTTCATGTCCTGGGGCTGGCGCGTCCCGTTCCTGCTCTCCGCGCTGCTACTGACCGTGGGCCTGTTCGTGCGCTCGCGGGTGTCGGAGAGCCCGATTTTCCAGGCTGCGATGGAGCAGCCCACCGAGAAGAAACCGTCCGTCCCGATCCTGCAGGTGCTCCGCAGACCGAAGAACCTGCTGCTGACCGCTTTCGGCAGCAGCGCCATGTTCGCCCTGCAGGTCATGCTGGCGACCTTCGCGATCACCTACGCGGTGGATCAAGGATCCAATCAGCAAATGGTGCTGTTCTGCTTCGCGCTGACGTCCTTCACCCAGATCTTCACCGTCGTCGCGTGTGGCCGCCTGTCCGACTCCGTGGGGCGGCGCCCCGTCATGATCGGCGGGATCGTCCTGTTCGTTGCCCTGCTGTATCCGATGCTGCAGTGGTGGGCCTCGGGCGATGTGCTGCTCGTCCTCCTGGCCTTCTTCCTCGGCAAGACCTGCTTGGGTCTGACATACGGTCCGATGGCCGCCTTCATCTCCGAGCAGTTCGGCACCACGGCCCGCTACACGGGTGCCTCCCTGGGCTATCAGCTCGCGACGCTGCTCGGCGCGGGCCTGACCCCGATGATCCTCACCTCGCTGTATGCCTCCTCCGGCCGGAACGTCATGTCCGTCGTGGGTTTTCTGGCCGCCGTGGGCCTGGTCAGTGCGGTGGCCATCCTCATCACCCGAGAGAGCAAAGACAACGAACTCACCAACGAGAACCTCTAG